A window of Bradyrhizobium diazoefficiens genomic DNA:
GTCGGCAAATCCCCGCCGGTAGCCGAACCAGCGGCCCATCTGGAGAAGGCTGTCGTACATGTGCGATACGCGTAGGAAGTAGCTGACGGAAAGCCCTTCAAGGGTGAGCCCGCGGGAAAGCTTGTCACCGCCGATCGCGATCACCGAGCGACCCGTGTCCTTGTAAGTATCATAATCGATATCCGTCTTGGTCCTGCCGTTCGCCGTAATGACCTGGATCTTGTCCGTACTTTCGGCGAGCGCCGATGCGACCTGATCCCAAGTGACGGAGATCATGTTGCGTCCGTAGACGGTTGACCGGACCACCGCCGTGGTCGGCAGATAGTCGGAGTCCCATATTGCCTTGAGGCGTCTCAGGGTTTCCCGGTCGCCATTGGAAATCATGGCACGCGTTTCGCGGAAGTATCGGTCGACCTGACGGTGAACTTCGTCATGCACGTCTACGAAGCGCGATACGTGGACGAGCATCGAGTTGTGCTCGCGTCCTTGGCCCCTTGCTGCGCGAGCAGCGCAGGTGATGATGAAGGCGTCGATGGCCTCCTTCAGACTTGGTGGAATGTCATCCTGACGCTTGAAGCGCGGCTTGAGATACTTGTCGTGCGGCCCCGTTGGAATCCAGTCCTCGGCCGCCTGGTTGAAAGGTCGGACCAGGGGCAGGCCCGGATTGTCCGCATCGTCGTTCGTGCCGAAGACGGCAGTTGGCCCGAAATAGTCATCGGGCGGCGTCAGCGAGACGATGAAGGTCGAAGGAAAGAGATCAGGCCCGTACTCGGCTGCCGTGCGCTCATCATGAATCAGGATGTTCGCGAAGGGGGTCGCCGTGTAGCCCACATAGACCCGGCGATCAAACGACATGAGCAGGCGGCGGATCTCTCCGTTGACGCGCTTGGGATCGTAGTCCTGCTCGAACGTGCCGTCTTCAAGAAGAGGCTGGTCGCCGGTGTCAACTGAAGCCTGGTCCGACTCGTCGTCGATGACGAGAACCGGCGCAGCTTTCGCGGGCCCAGGCAGTCGCGCAATCCAGTTGTTGAGGTTTTCAAGGACCTTCGCATTCTTCTTGACGATGAATAGGCAGGGCTGATTGACCGGCGAGAAGCTCAGCTGGTCGGCAACGCGCTGACTGAAGTCGCCGTTCGGATCAGCCATCGTCAGGCTGTCGACGATGAGCTGCGCATTGAAGTTGCCCACGCCGATGATCTGCAGGGGCTGATTAGGACGACGCGTCTTGGGATTCGTGTCGTAGCCAAGGAAATCCTTGTCGAAGCGCTTCTGCGTCTGCAGACGCAATATCTTGTGCATGCCGGCAAGTACGATGATGATGCGGTAGCCCGCGTCTGCCGCGCGATTCACGACGCCCGCGTAGCTGGCAGTCTTTCCCGACTGCACATCGCCGACGACAAGACCCCGCCAGTCCCATCTTCCAGGCCGTTCGGGGTCGTCCATCACCTCCAGAATTCTTGCGGTGCTTTCCTGAAGCTGCCGGATCGATTCTTCAGGCCACCCGTCCTCTTCCAGCTTGTAGAGGTAGCGCTGCATGAACGGCCCTGATTGTCGACGCTCTCCAAGATACCAGGGACCCGGCCTTTCCTTGTCCTGCAATGTGAGTGCCGGGCCCTGTTCCGTTACGAAGACCGTCCAGAGAAGACGTGCCGCAGCCTCCTTCTGCTCGAAGCTTACGGGCTGCTTGGTCATCAGAGTGAACGTGTGCGAGTCCAGCTCCACGATTCTGGCGATGGCGTCCCGATCGATCGACTCACCAGCCTCCTTCTGCATCTGCAGAATCTTCCTGGCTCTGAGCGCAAGCACTTCAACGATGTCGGTCATGCCACGCTCCCCATCCTGCGCAGCAGTTCAGCCCGCAGCTTCGTCAGATCACCAGGCAGATTGAGGAGCAGCACGTCCGCTCGCTGATCCGGCGTCATCGACGTCGGCAGAGCCTTTCCGAGTTCCAGCAGCTGTTCACCAAGCTGCGTGATCTCCTTCGCCTCCAGTTGCGGCACGACGGCACCTTCGGACTCCGATACGTCGAGCCATATGCGCTCGACCGGCACGCTGCGTTCGATGATCGACAGGACGGCGTTGAAGGGACGGACGCCACCCGCGTCGCGGCAGGCCACGATCGCCGGATGGTCGCGATTGATCCGGTACTGGATTCCTTTTGGTCCCTGCTGTGGGATCCAGACAGGCGGCGCAGCCCGATGTGCCCCGCGAGTTCGTGGCCCCTGTCCGCGGAATGCAAAGACTTCCCGCGCCTCCTGGCGGCAGCGGCTCCCAATGGCCGTCAGGCGGGCTCGCAGCGTTCCCGGTGGACGAGCCTGTGATTTTCGGACGTCGATCCGCCAGTCCGCATCCAGGTCGGTGGGCAGGTCGATTTCGATCCGGGCGAGACGGCTGGCCTCGTCGCGAGTCCACGTTCGGGCACCACCAAGGCCCAGCCAGCTCCCCGCGACCAGCAGACGCTTCCCGCGGTAGACGTAGAAGCCCTGGCGGGCTCCCCAGCCGCTAGGCCCCCCGGCTGCCTCGTATTCCATTTCATTTGCATATCGATCGCGATGCGGAAGCACGTAAGGTCTGACCGTGAAGGCGGAGCCTGCATGGCGCACGCGTTCCGAGGGCAGCTCCCGCGTCGAAGGATGTGAAATCTGAAACGGGTCCCATGCCTTTACCGCTCGCCCGTTGAGAATGATCGCGAGCCGGGTTGCATCACCGCTGATGAATCGATGGAAGACCATGCCGAAGTGGGCGCGGATATCCTCAAGCCGGAGGTAGAAGGCCTCCTTCTCGAACCCTGATAGCCCTCCGAGCGAATCCATGCGACCCCAGATGACCAGCGTACCATGTTCGAGCTGGAGCAACTTCTCCAGCATCGGATGCTGCGGCAGTGACGCCGGTTCACTCGCAAACCAGCCGCGTTCGACGATTTCATCAACATCCAGGATCAGGGCGGACGTCCGTCCTCCCGTCCTGCTGATGATCGCAAGCTGGCGGCACTGGGAAAGCGAAGCGGTCTTCAACCCCAGCCCGAACCGTCCCAGGTCGCTGGCCGCTCGCCTGAGCAGCGGGCCCGTGCCGCCGAGACGCAGCGCCTCCGCCAAAGCCGCGCGATCCATGCCGTCGCCATCATCCAGCAGCGCAACCTGCGGATGGCCGTCATTCCAGTCCAGATTGACTTCAATGTTTGCGGCGTGCGCCGAGATGCTGTTGTCGATCAGATCGGCCAGAGCGGTCTCTGGCGAATAGCCGAGACCCCTGAGAGACTCCACAAGAGCCGCCGCGGAAGGGATGATCTCGACGGGCCTCTCGCGGGTCATATCCTTAGGCGACCTGACGATTGTTGTTGCTGTCTGCAGACCGCGCAGCCTGGTCGAGCTGCTCACGCAGGACGCGCGCAACGGCGAGGCCAAGCAGCGGAGGCACCGCATTTCCGATCTGGCGGAATGCGGCATTCATCGCGCCAGCAAAGACGAAGCCGTCGGGAAAGGATTGAAGGCGGGCGGCTTCGCGCACCGAGACGGTCCGGCACTGCTGGCTGTCGTAGTGGATGTGCGAATACGTATCCTTACCCATGTGAGCCGTCAGGGTCCGCGACGGCTTGAGAGGATCAAGTTTCCACCACTTGTTCGGAAATTTCTGAGGATCGTAGGGCGGCACCATCTCAGCTCGTAGATCACGGTAAGCCGCAGAGTTCTTGTGAACGCCGGTCAGGCGCTTTCTGCGCAGGGCCTGCTCGAACATCCCTTCAGCGAGCTTTTTCGCCTGCGGATAGTCCGCTCCATGATCCATGGCTGCAAAGATGGGGAAGTCGCGTGGCGTGAGTCGCACGAGATGCCCGTCGGTCATGGTCCCGCTGGCGAAACCCTTCCACTCCCGCATCGTGCGGGCGTAATCCGAGATGCCGTTCCTGGGATTGCGATAGGGCAGCTCGTCGGCGAGCTTGCGTCGGCGGATGACTTTCGGATCGGTCGCATGCTCGGTTATGCGCGGGAGATCGCCAATCGCGTCTCTTGCGCCTACAGCGGGCTTCAGGGTTTCGGCTGGCTGGTGGAGTTCGTGAAAACGACCACTCGCCTGATCGACATGCTTAAGGGCGACGCGGCGCGAGCCCTGATAGCCGATCGGCAGTTCGGCAAAATGAGTAGGCTCGGGAAAGCGCGGCGTCTCGCCAAGGACCCGGGCAAGAGCCACGATGAAAAGCCGCTCTCTGATCTGCGGCACGCCGAAATAGGCAGCGTTGAGCAGCGTGTAGCCCGTCGAGTATCCGGCCGCTTCCAGGTGTTCGCAAATCTCCTCCGGCACGTTGTGGCCGCCGAAATTGAGAATGTCCGGAACGTTCTCGATGACGATCGCGAGCGGCTGCGTGTCCTCGACGTATTTCAGAAAGCGGCGGTACAGCGACGCACGAGGGTCCTTCTGGAACGCATCTTCTTCGCCACCGGACACGGAGCGGAGTTTCGACCTGCCGATGCGGGCAAAGGCCTGGCAGGGAAGTCCGGCCGCCAGGACATCGAACGAATCAGCCGCGCTGCCCGGCAGCTTCAGTTCGGCGACCAACTGGTCGGCCGATACCCGCTCCATATCGCGCGGGAGGGCCCACGGACCATCAAGGTCACGACCATTGGCGAAGTTGAGGGCGTAGCTCGCGGCGGCTTCGGGGTCGATCTCGATGTGAGCAGTCAGCTCGATACCTGCAGTATGTAGGCCCAGCGACAGGCCCCCAGCACCCGAACAGATCTCCAGGGCGCGCGGGCAACCACCCGAGCGCAGCCGAGCAAGCTTGTTCTGGCGAATCAGCAGCGCGTCCGCGGCAATCATTTGCGACCCAGCAATTCCTTCAACCATTTCCTCAGGCCGTCAGAATCTGCCGTTTCGCACTCCCAGATGACTGCGACCCGCC
This region includes:
- a CDS encoding ATP-binding protein, with the protein product MTRERPVEIIPSAAALVESLRGLGYSPETALADLIDNSISAHAANIEVNLDWNDGHPQVALLDDGDGMDRAALAEALRLGGTGPLLRRAASDLGRFGLGLKTASLSQCRQLAIISRTGGRTSALILDVDEIVERGWFASEPASLPQHPMLEKLLQLEHGTLVIWGRMDSLGGLSGFEKEAFYLRLEDIRAHFGMVFHRFISGDATRLAIILNGRAVKAWDPFQISHPSTRELPSERVRHAGSAFTVRPYVLPHRDRYANEMEYEAAGGPSGWGARQGFYVYRGKRLLVAGSWLGLGGARTWTRDEASRLARIEIDLPTDLDADWRIDVRKSQARPPGTLRARLTAIGSRCRQEAREVFAFRGQGPRTRGAHRAAPPVWIPQQGPKGIQYRINRDHPAIVACRDAGGVRPFNAVLSIIERSVPVERIWLDVSESEGAVVPQLEAKEITQLGEQLLELGKALPTSMTPDQRADVLLLNLPGDLTKLRAELLRRMGSVA
- a CDS encoding DNA cytosine methyltransferase, whose product is MIAADALLIRQNKLARLRSGGCPRALEICSGAGGLSLGLHTAGIELTAHIEIDPEAAASYALNFANGRDLDGPWALPRDMERVSADQLVAELKLPGSAADSFDVLAAGLPCQAFARIGRSKLRSVSGGEEDAFQKDPRASLYRRFLKYVEDTQPLAIVIENVPDILNFGGHNVPEEICEHLEAAGYSTGYTLLNAAYFGVPQIRERLFIVALARVLGETPRFPEPTHFAELPIGYQGSRRVALKHVDQASGRFHELHQPAETLKPAVGARDAIGDLPRITEHATDPKVIRRRKLADELPYRNPRNGISDYARTMREWKGFASGTMTDGHLVRLTPRDFPIFAAMDHGADYPQAKKLAEGMFEQALRRKRLTGVHKNSAAYRDLRAEMVPPYDPQKFPNKWWKLDPLKPSRTLTAHMGKDTYSHIHYDSQQCRTVSVREAARLQSFPDGFVFAGAMNAAFRQIGNAVPPLLGLAVARVLREQLDQAARSADSNNNRQVA
- a CDS encoding Z1 domain-containing protein; this encodes MTDIVEVLALRARKILQMQKEAGESIDRDAIARIVELDSHTFTLMTKQPVSFEQKEAAARLLWTVFVTEQGPALTLQDKERPGPWYLGERRQSGPFMQRYLYKLEEDGWPEESIRQLQESTARILEVMDDPERPGRWDWRGLVVGDVQSGKTASYAGVVNRAADAGYRIIIVLAGMHKILRLQTQKRFDKDFLGYDTNPKTRRPNQPLQIIGVGNFNAQLIVDSLTMADPNGDFSQRVADQLSFSPVNQPCLFIVKKNAKVLENLNNWIARLPGPAKAAPVLVIDDESDQASVDTGDQPLLEDGTFEQDYDPKRVNGEIRRLLMSFDRRVYVGYTATPFANILIHDERTAAEYGPDLFPSTFIVSLTPPDDYFGPTAVFGTNDDADNPGLPLVRPFNQAAEDWIPTGPHDKYLKPRFKRQDDIPPSLKEAIDAFIITCAARAARGQGREHNSMLVHVSRFVDVHDEVHRQVDRYFRETRAMISNGDRETLRRLKAIWDSDYLPTTAVVRSTVYGRNMISVTWDQVASALAESTDKIQVITANGRTKTDIDYDTYKDTGRSVIAIGGDKLSRGLTLEGLSVSYFLRVSHMYDSLLQMGRWFGYRRGFADLCRLYTTPDTDDWFRYVATAQKELREQFFEMAQMDATPKDFGLKISVHDILEVTARNKQRHAELRQSSYAGEGKVQTVMFRDRQTLERNAAITDDFLLKLGAGKDNPRRPGSENKFADGTIWTGVAGREVAEYLKNLTFPPESTQVDGNRLSAFIIDQLAMQPAELTDWSVFLVTGSRKEVELAGRRRKCVLREPRKPRDGQQPPPDRFIIGTTLSPLDQAIDLTDDEFEQALSRTNSERASRNKAPSDVPSGEFIRKVRGRRPQNGLLIIYPIDPDKAEVEQTDRPVISVVVSFPDSDAADKRVYLVNSVQQRQDS